In Deinococcus yavapaiensis KR-236, one genomic interval encodes:
- a CDS encoding DNA-directed RNA polymerase subunit beta', whose amino-acid sequence MKDFSKVRIAIASPQRIRDWSYGEVEKPETINYRTLKPEREGLFDERIFGPQKDYECACGKYKRQRYEGKVCERCGVEVTSSKVRRYRMGHIDLATPCAHIWYVKDTPSKIGTLLDLSAAQLEKVLYFSSFLVIDPQNAQKDGRPLRRGELLSDDEYRELRFGRQETYTLPNGTEANIRDGEYVTRGQSLGGNVVSKMDGLAQYRFPRRAELHYREEAEARVLLPGDILVAQDAFRAGEIIAEPEADLSINAPVDGIAFLHDLGEDSVLVDLQSDDGEVLARVYVPHGMEVAVAEGERVESGAVLATAPAGARLRTSRASRLEGVKTSKKGDTTAAVHWTRTVEFPINPTMHVLVGDGSEVRKGQRVIGAIDEDQMVTAERDGTITLHAPASIIVSKAKVYAYQDEPLVVNGDRVEPGDSLADGGALRSEISGRVELDLVRKQVRIIESYDFVAKMGAEAVKELLDGLELGQLEAELNEQMSDNSRHKRAKARKRLEVVRSFVKSGNNPSWMILETVPVMPPDLRPMVQVDGGRFATSDLNDLYRRLINRNNRLKKLMSQGAPDMIIRNEKRMLQEAVDALIDNGRRGSPVTNPGSDRSLRSLTDLLGGKQGRFRQNLLGKRVDYSGRSVIVVGPQLRLHQCGVPKRMALELFKPFLFKVLEEKGEVTNIKQARKMLERYRDTRDSVWDALEEVIEDKVVLLNRAPTLHRLGIQAFEPVLVEGQSIQLHPLVCEAFNADFDGDQMAIHVPLSAQAQAEARIQMLSAHNLLSPANGEPNVKPSRDIILGIFTLTLLRRDNKGAGAEFTSEQDALSALERGEIGLNSPITVKGQEMSPGRLKYVFTSPDEAILAVERSEIDYQDHVRIRVNGVMHDTSAGRVMFRRIVTEALSDHNQRLVENLVSLDLAYEKDGLKDMIMLCFKTLGIEATAKLLDALKDSGFRLSTTSGITIGIDDVVIPPAKQEILAEADGKLSEIEQNFDFGFLTEEERYKQVVQLWNDTTDSVKNAVFDNFSKNYPFNPLWIMSQSGARGNPQQIRQLAGMRGLMAKPDGSTIEVPIRASFREGLTVLEYFISTHGARKGGADTALRTADSGYLTRKLVDVAHEIVVRDVDCETTDYTIIPLGSTDERTGEFRARKGGEIETSLYGRTLAADLELEGRTISTGSMLALEDVKAITKQAKAIGEVFVRTPLNCRVKAGVCQKCYGYDLSQAKPVSMGEAVGVVAAESIGEPGTQLTMRTFHTGGVAGGSDITLGLPRVIELFEARKPKNQAVVADRDGAVRIEEDDERYLVRIEAEQAEHSSKTAMKINKAMRLIVRDGDSVQAGDPLTRGAVNPHDLLEFRDIDTTQRYLVEEVQRVYRSQGVKVHDKHIELIVRQMLKFVEVVDGGDTDLLEGQSVERWEVEASNEALPDGKRPASWKPVLLGITKSSLSTKSWLSAASFQHTTHVLTEASIKGQVDDLIGLKENVILGKLIPAGTGLDIVRVSQVADDRTLERYGRDGAPTDVERRAPRYEGDRAIQPGFDD is encoded by the coding sequence TTGAAAGATTTCAGCAAGGTTCGTATCGCCATCGCCAGTCCCCAGCGCATTCGCGACTGGAGCTACGGCGAAGTCGAGAAGCCCGAAACCATCAACTACCGCACCCTCAAGCCCGAGCGCGAAGGTCTGTTCGACGAGCGCATCTTCGGTCCGCAAAAGGACTACGAATGCGCGTGCGGCAAGTACAAGCGCCAACGTTACGAAGGCAAGGTCTGCGAGCGCTGCGGTGTGGAAGTCACGAGCTCCAAGGTGCGCCGCTACCGCATGGGTCACATCGACCTCGCGACGCCCTGCGCGCACATCTGGTACGTCAAGGACACGCCGAGCAAGATCGGCACCCTTCTCGACCTCAGCGCGGCGCAACTCGAGAAGGTGCTGTACTTCAGCTCCTTCCTCGTGATCGATCCGCAAAACGCGCAGAAGGACGGTCGTCCGCTGCGTCGCGGCGAATTGCTCTCCGACGACGAGTACCGTGAGCTTCGCTTCGGCCGTCAAGAAACGTACACCTTGCCCAACGGCACGGAAGCAAACATTCGTGACGGTGAGTACGTCACGCGCGGCCAAAGCCTCGGGGGCAACGTCGTCAGCAAGATGGACGGCCTCGCTCAATACCGCTTTCCGCGTCGCGCGGAACTGCACTACCGCGAGGAAGCCGAGGCGCGCGTCCTGCTGCCCGGCGACATCCTCGTGGCGCAAGACGCGTTCCGCGCCGGTGAAATCATCGCCGAGCCCGAAGCGGACCTCAGCATCAACGCGCCCGTCGACGGCATCGCGTTCCTGCACGATCTCGGCGAGGATAGCGTCCTCGTGGACTTGCAAAGCGACGACGGCGAAGTGCTGGCGCGCGTATACGTGCCGCATGGCATGGAAGTCGCCGTGGCCGAAGGCGAGCGCGTCGAGTCCGGCGCGGTCCTCGCGACCGCGCCTGCCGGAGCCCGTCTGCGTACGAGCCGCGCTTCGCGTCTCGAAGGCGTGAAGACGAGCAAGAAGGGCGACACCACGGCGGCCGTTCACTGGACGCGTACCGTCGAGTTCCCCATCAATCCCACGATGCACGTCCTCGTCGGAGACGGCAGCGAAGTGCGCAAGGGGCAACGCGTCATCGGCGCGATCGACGAAGACCAGATGGTCACCGCCGAGCGTGACGGCACGATCACCCTTCACGCGCCCGCCAGCATCATCGTCTCCAAGGCGAAGGTGTACGCGTATCAAGACGAGCCCTTGGTCGTCAACGGCGACCGTGTCGAGCCGGGCGACTCCCTCGCCGACGGCGGCGCGCTGCGCAGCGAGATCTCGGGCCGCGTGGAGCTCGACCTCGTGCGCAAGCAAGTGCGCATCATCGAGTCCTACGACTTCGTGGCGAAGATGGGCGCCGAGGCCGTCAAGGAGCTTCTCGACGGGCTGGAACTCGGACAACTCGAGGCGGAACTCAACGAGCAGATGAGCGACAACTCGCGCCACAAGCGCGCCAAGGCCCGCAAGCGCCTGGAAGTCGTTCGCTCGTTCGTCAAGAGCGGCAACAACCCCTCCTGGATGATCCTGGAGACCGTGCCGGTCATGCCGCCCGACCTTCGCCCGATGGTGCAGGTGGACGGCGGTCGTTTCGCGACGTCCGACCTCAACGACCTCTACCGTCGCCTCATCAACCGCAACAACCGCCTCAAGAAGCTGATGAGCCAAGGCGCGCCGGACATGATCATCCGCAACGAGAAGCGCATGCTTCAAGAAGCGGTGGACGCCCTCATCGACAACGGCCGTCGTGGCTCGCCCGTCACGAACCCCGGTTCGGACCGCAGCTTGCGTTCTCTGACCGACTTGCTCGGCGGCAAGCAAGGTCGCTTCCGTCAGAACCTGCTCGGCAAGCGCGTCGACTACTCGGGCCGCTCGGTGATCGTCGTCGGTCCGCAGCTTCGCTTGCACCAATGCGGTGTGCCGAAGCGCATGGCGCTCGAACTCTTCAAGCCCTTCTTGTTCAAGGTGCTCGAGGAGAAGGGCGAAGTCACGAACATCAAGCAAGCCCGCAAGATGCTCGAGCGTTACCGTGATACGCGCGACTCCGTGTGGGACGCACTCGAAGAAGTCATCGAAGACAAGGTCGTGCTGCTCAACCGCGCGCCCACCTTGCACCGTCTCGGCATCCAAGCGTTCGAGCCCGTGCTCGTCGAAGGCCAATCGATTCAGCTTCACCCGCTGGTCTGTGAAGCGTTCAACGCCGACTTCGACGGCGACCAGATGGCCATTCACGTTCCCCTGAGCGCGCAAGCGCAAGCCGAAGCGCGCATCCAGATGCTCTCGGCGCACAACTTGCTGTCGCCCGCCAACGGCGAGCCGAACGTCAAGCCCAGCCGTGACATCATCCTCGGGATCTTCACGCTGACCCTCCTGCGGCGCGACAACAAAGGCGCGGGCGCGGAATTCACGTCCGAGCAGGACGCCCTGAGCGCGCTGGAGCGCGGCGAAATCGGCCTCAACTCGCCCATCACGGTGAAGGGGCAAGAAATGTCGCCCGGTCGCTTGAAGTACGTCTTCACGTCGCCCGACGAAGCGATCCTCGCCGTGGAGCGGAGCGAGATCGATTACCAAGATCACGTTCGCATTCGCGTGAACGGCGTCATGCACGACACCTCGGCAGGCCGCGTGATGTTCCGCCGCATCGTGACCGAAGCTTTGAGCGACCACAACCAACGCCTCGTGGAAAACCTCGTGTCTTTGGACCTCGCCTACGAAAAAGACGGCTTGAAGGACATGATCATGCTGTGCTTCAAGACGCTCGGCATCGAGGCGACGGCCAAGCTCCTCGACGCGCTCAAGGACAGCGGCTTCCGCTTGTCCACGACGTCGGGCATCACGATCGGCATCGACGACGTCGTCATTCCGCCCGCGAAGCAGGAGATCCTCGCGGAAGCGGACGGCAAGCTCAGCGAAATCGAGCAGAATTTCGACTTCGGCTTCCTCACGGAAGAAGAGCGTTACAAGCAAGTCGTTCAGCTTTGGAACGACACGACCGACTCCGTGAAGAACGCGGTGTTCGACAACTTCTCCAAGAACTACCCGTTCAATCCGCTGTGGATCATGTCGCAGTCGGGCGCCCGCGGTAACCCGCAGCAGATTCGTCAGCTCGCCGGGATGCGCGGCCTCATGGCCAAGCCCGACGGTTCGACGATCGAAGTTCCGATTCGCGCGTCCTTCCGCGAAGGACTCACGGTTCTCGAGTACTTCATCTCGACGCACGGCGCGCGTAAGGGTGGCGCGGACACGGCGCTTCGCACGGCCGACTCGGGCTACCTCACGCGTAAGCTCGTCGACGTGGCGCACGAAATCGTCGTTCGTGACGTCGACTGCGAAACGACCGACTACACGATCATTCCGCTCGGATCCACCGACGAGCGCACGGGCGAGTTCCGCGCGCGCAAGGGTGGCGAAATCGAGACGTCGCTGTACGGCCGTACGCTCGCGGCGGATCTCGAACTCGAAGGCCGCACGATCTCGACGGGTTCCATGCTCGCCCTCGAGGACGTCAAGGCCATCACGAAGCAAGCCAAGGCCATCGGCGAGGTGTTCGTCCGTACGCCGCTCAACTGCCGCGTGAAGGCGGGCGTGTGCCAGAAGTGCTACGGCTACGACCTCTCGCAAGCCAAGCCCGTCTCGATGGGCGAAGCCGTGGGCGTCGTGGCGGCCGAGTCGATCGGCGAGCCGGGCACGCAGCTCACGATGCGCACCTTCCACACGGGTGGGGTCGCGGGTGGCAGCGACATCACGCTCGGTCTGCCGCGCGTCATCGAGTTGTTCGAAGCGCGCAAGCCGAAGAATCAAGCGGTCGTCGCCGACCGTGACGGCGCCGTTCGCATCGAAGAGGACGACGAGCGTTACCTCGTGCGCATCGAAGCCGAGCAGGCCGAGCACTCGAGCAAGACCGCGATGAAGATCAACAAGGCGATGCGTCTCATCGTGCGTGACGGGGACAGCGTGCAAGCGGGCGACCCCTTGACGCGCGGCGCCGTCAATCCGCACGACCTGTTGGAATTCCGCGACATCGACACGACGCAGCGTTACCTCGTGGAGGAAGTGCAGCGCGTGTACCGCAGCCAAGGCGTGAAGGTGCACGACAAGCACATCGAGTTGATCGTGCGTCAGATGCTGAAGTTCGTGGAAGTCGTGGACGGCGGCGACACGGACCTGCTCGAAGGGCAGAGTGTGGAGCGCTGGGAAGTCGAAGCGTCGAACGAGGCGTTGCCGGACGGCAAGCGTCCCGCGTCGTGGAAGCCCGTGCTGCTCGGCATCACGAAGTCGAGCCTCAGCACGAAGTCGTGGCTGTCGGCCGCGTCCTTCCAACACACCACGCACGTTCTCACGGAAGCGTCGATCAAGGGTCAAGTCGACGACCTCATCGGCCTCAAGGAAAACGTCATCCTCGGCAAGCTCATCCCGGCGGGAACGGGCCTCGACATCGTGCGCGTCTCGCAAGTCGCCGACGACCGCACCTTGGAGCGCTACGGCCGCGACGGTGCCCCGACGGACGTCGAACGCCGCGCCCCGAGGTACGAAGGCGACCGCGCCATCCAGCCCGGATTCGACGACTAA
- a CDS encoding NAD(P)-dependent oxidoreductase: MNVTVSFLGLGAMGYPMAGHLARKFDTLVWNRTREKAIAHEAEFGSRAVNSVAEAADVDILFTCLPTTADVASLAPEIVSGAREGLVWVDCTSGDPGKSRELAEWLSRRGVELVDAPVSGGTVGAQKGALTVMYGGAEATMEEVRPALEAFAAKVVRVGDVGAGHAVKAINNALLAVNLWSASEGLAALAALGVDVGAALDVINASSGRSNVTENLIPQRVLTREFPATFKLGLLAKDAGLALDVAREAKAPTPLLAMLESLVRAAARDIGPDEDHTALAKLLERWAGAQIKSS; this comes from the coding sequence ATGAACGTCACCGTTTCCTTCCTGGGTCTCGGCGCCATGGGCTACCCGATGGCTGGGCACCTCGCGCGAAAGTTCGACACGCTCGTGTGGAATCGCACGCGTGAAAAGGCCATCGCGCACGAAGCGGAATTCGGTTCGCGCGCCGTGAACAGCGTGGCCGAAGCGGCCGATGTCGACATCCTCTTCACGTGCCTGCCGACGACGGCGGATGTCGCGAGCCTCGCGCCTGAAATCGTGAGCGGCGCTCGCGAAGGACTCGTGTGGGTGGATTGCACGTCCGGCGATCCCGGCAAGTCGCGCGAGCTCGCCGAATGGCTTTCGCGTCGCGGGGTGGAGCTCGTGGACGCTCCCGTCTCGGGCGGCACGGTCGGCGCTCAAAAAGGTGCCCTCACCGTGATGTACGGCGGAGCGGAAGCCACGATGGAGGAAGTGAGGCCCGCGCTGGAAGCGTTCGCGGCGAAAGTCGTTCGTGTCGGCGACGTCGGCGCGGGCCACGCGGTGAAGGCCATCAACAATGCCTTGCTCGCCGTGAATCTTTGGTCGGCGTCCGAAGGGCTCGCCGCGCTCGCCGCCCTCGGCGTGGACGTCGGCGCCGCCCTCGACGTTATCAATGCGAGCAGCGGACGCAGCAACGTGACGGAGAATCTCATTCCGCAACGGGTCCTCACACGCGAGTTTCCCGCGACGTTCAAGCTCGGCTTGCTCGCCAAGGACGCGGGCCTCGCGCTCGACGTGGCGCGGGAAGCGAAGGCTCCCACGCCCCTCCTCGCGATGCTCGAAAGCCTCGTGCGCGCCGCTGCCCGAGACATCGGGCCCGACGAGGACCATACCGCCCTCGCGAAGCTTCTCGAACGTTGGGCGGGCGCTCAGATCAAGTCTTCCTGA
- a CDS encoding DNA-directed RNA polymerase subunit beta — MTQRIERFGEIAEVISLPELTEVQVNSFAQFLQEGKTPDERENAGLQGAFKEVFPIDESDRNRSAGLVLDFLEYKLGEPPYTPEECREKDLTYQAPLYAKLQLIHKDSGLIKEDQVFLGDLPLMTKDGSFVINGADRVVISQIHRSPGVYFTSSYKGIKKFYTAAIIPMPKRGPWIELEFNGPALEMKVNKRKFPVSLLLRVLGFDDSQIKALYAEFDESFELPEDKSSGMNPDEALLRLFTVLRPGDPPKRDKAITYLYSLLADPKRYDLGEPGRFKMNRKLGTTRDDRTLLNFVDGKFQDAGLIDTIRYLLALTYGRQDLTVGADEDGVAQTVPVEEDDIDHLGNRRVRTVGELLADQLRVGMGRMARGVRERMLLGNPDAATPTKLVNNRPIVAALREFFGRSQLSQFKDQTNPLAELRHKRRISALGPGGLTRERAGFDVRDVHRTHYGRVCPIETPEGANIGLISSLASFAKVNDLGFMEAPYRKVVDGHVTAEVQYMTADIEDRFNIAQANTPLNEDGTFATDRVLARRRGDPFLMDPAEVQYMDVSPKQIVSISTSLIPFLEHDDANRALMGSNMQSQAVPLVRAESPAVGTGVEERVVRDSGTSVVSDVKGRVSYVDARAIQVTLTEDRPELALFTGNVRTFDLVRFTRSNQGTNLDQRPIVSVGDEVDVDQVLADGPASELGRLALGQNITIAIMPFDGFNFEDAICISEALVRKDFYTSVHIEKDEIEARDTKLGPEKITRDIPGLSEAALRDLDEDGIVRVGAEVKPGDILVGKTSFKGESEPTPEERLLRSIFGEKAREVKDTSLRVRSGEGGIVVKTVRFRRGDEGVDLKPGVREMVRVYVAQKRRLQVGDKVANRHGNKGVVSKILPPEDMPFLPDGTPVDLVFNPLGVPSRMNLGQILETHLGEVARLTGQKFVTPVFDSATEDAIKEMLQVAAAERIDAHKKSGFETDVREAEVLERAGKLGVIDLPQGDYDNAQIELARTGKSVLYDGRTGEPISGPVVVGTMYVMKLYHMVEDKLHARSTGPYSLITQQPLGGKAQFGGQRFGEMEVWALEAYGAAHTLQEMLTIKSDDIEGRDAAYQSIVKGEEVANSTIPESFKVLVKELHSLGLDVEVLDETDKPVDIFEGMMPKR; from the coding sequence ATGACACAACGAATCGAACGCTTCGGCGAAATCGCCGAAGTCATTTCTCTGCCCGAACTCACGGAAGTCCAGGTCAATTCCTTCGCGCAGTTCCTGCAAGAAGGCAAGACGCCTGACGAGCGTGAAAATGCGGGCCTGCAAGGGGCTTTCAAGGAAGTCTTCCCTATCGACGAGTCCGACCGCAACCGAAGCGCGGGCCTCGTCCTCGACTTCTTGGAGTACAAGCTCGGCGAACCGCCCTACACTCCCGAAGAGTGCCGCGAGAAGGACTTGACGTATCAAGCGCCCCTCTACGCGAAACTGCAGCTTATTCACAAGGACAGCGGCCTCATCAAGGAAGACCAAGTCTTCCTCGGCGACTTGCCGTTGATGACGAAGGACGGTTCGTTCGTCATCAACGGCGCGGACCGCGTCGTCATCTCGCAAATCCACCGCTCGCCCGGCGTGTACTTCACGTCCTCGTACAAGGGCATCAAGAAGTTCTACACGGCGGCGATCATTCCCATGCCGAAGCGCGGCCCGTGGATCGAGTTGGAGTTCAACGGTCCCGCCCTCGAAATGAAGGTCAACAAGCGCAAGTTCCCCGTGAGCTTGCTGCTGCGCGTTCTCGGCTTCGACGACTCGCAAATCAAAGCGTTGTACGCCGAGTTCGACGAGTCCTTCGAATTGCCCGAGGACAAGTCGAGCGGCATGAATCCTGACGAAGCGCTGCTGCGCTTGTTCACCGTGCTGCGCCCGGGCGATCCCCCAAAGCGTGACAAGGCCATCACGTACTTGTACAGTCTCCTCGCAGACCCCAAGCGTTACGACCTCGGCGAGCCGGGCCGTTTCAAGATGAACCGCAAGCTCGGCACGACGCGCGACGACCGCACGCTGCTGAACTTCGTGGACGGCAAGTTTCAAGACGCGGGTCTCATCGACACCATTCGCTATCTGCTCGCCCTGACGTACGGTCGTCAAGATCTGACGGTCGGCGCGGACGAGGACGGCGTCGCGCAAACGGTGCCCGTCGAGGAAGACGACATCGACCACCTCGGCAACCGCCGCGTGCGTACCGTGGGCGAACTGCTCGCCGACCAGTTGCGCGTCGGCATGGGACGCATGGCGCGCGGCGTGCGTGAGCGTATGCTGCTCGGCAATCCCGACGCGGCGACGCCGACGAAGCTCGTGAACAACCGTCCTATCGTGGCGGCCCTGCGCGAATTCTTCGGTCGCAGCCAGCTTTCGCAGTTCAAGGACCAGACGAACCCGCTGGCGGAACTGCGCCACAAGCGCCGCATCTCGGCCCTCGGTCCGGGCGGGCTCACCCGTGAACGCGCGGGCTTCGACGTGCGCGACGTGCACCGTACCCACTACGGTCGCGTCTGCCCGATCGAAACACCCGAAGGCGCGAACATCGGCTTGATCTCGTCGCTCGCGTCCTTCGCGAAGGTGAACGACCTCGGCTTCATGGAAGCGCCGTACCGCAAGGTCGTCGACGGTCACGTCACCGCCGAAGTGCAGTACATGACGGCCGACATCGAGGACCGCTTCAACATCGCGCAGGCCAACACGCCCCTCAACGAGGACGGCACCTTCGCCACCGACCGCGTCCTCGCGCGTCGCCGCGGCGATCCTTTCTTGATGGATCCGGCGGAAGTCCAGTACATGGACGTCTCGCCGAAGCAAATCGTGTCCATCTCGACCTCGCTCATTCCGTTCCTGGAGCACGACGACGCCAACCGCGCGCTCATGGGATCGAACATGCAGTCGCAAGCCGTGCCGCTCGTGCGCGCCGAGAGCCCCGCCGTGGGCACGGGCGTCGAGGAACGCGTCGTGCGCGACTCGGGTACCAGCGTCGTCAGCGACGTGAAGGGCCGCGTGTCTTACGTGGACGCCCGCGCGATCCAAGTGACCCTCACGGAAGATCGTCCGGAACTCGCGCTGTTCACCGGGAACGTGCGCACCTTCGACCTCGTGCGCTTCACGCGCTCGAACCAAGGCACGAACCTCGACCAGCGCCCGATCGTCTCGGTCGGTGACGAAGTCGACGTCGACCAAGTGCTCGCCGACGGTCCCGCCTCGGAGCTCGGTCGTCTCGCGCTCGGTCAGAACATCACCATCGCCATCATGCCGTTCGACGGGTTCAACTTCGAAGACGCCATCTGCATCTCCGAAGCGCTCGTGCGCAAGGACTTCTACACGTCCGTGCACATCGAGAAGGACGAGATCGAAGCGCGCGACACGAAGCTCGGCCCCGAGAAGATCACGCGCGACATTCCGGGCCTCTCGGAAGCCGCTTTGCGTGACCTCGACGAGGACGGCATCGTGCGCGTCGGAGCGGAAGTCAAGCCGGGCGACATCCTCGTCGGCAAGACGTCGTTCAAGGGCGAAAGCGAACCTACGCCCGAAGAGCGTCTGCTGCGCTCGATCTTCGGCGAGAAGGCCCGTGAAGTGAAGGACACTTCGTTGCGCGTGCGCTCCGGTGAAGGCGGCATCGTCGTGAAGACCGTGCGCTTCCGCCGTGGCGACGAAGGCGTCGACCTCAAGCCGGGCGTGCGTGAAATGGTGCGCGTGTACGTCGCGCAAAAGCGCCGCTTGCAAGTCGGCGACAAGGTCGCGAATCGTCACGGCAACAAGGGCGTCGTCTCGAAGATCCTGCCGCCCGAAGACATGCCCTTCTTGCCCGACGGCACGCCCGTCGACCTCGTGTTCAACCCGCTCGGCGTTCCGTCGCGCATGAACCTCGGCCAGATCCTCGAAACGCACCTTGGTGAAGTCGCGCGCCTCACGGGCCAGAAGTTCGTGACGCCGGTGTTCGACTCGGCCACGGAAGACGCGATCAAGGAGATGCTGCAAGTCGCGGCGGCCGAACGCATCGACGCGCACAAGAAGTCCGGCTTCGAAACCGACGTGCGTGAAGCGGAAGTGCTCGAGCGCGCCGGGAAGCTCGGCGTTATCGACTTGCCGCAAGGCGACTACGACAACGCGCAGATCGAACTCGCGCGCACCGGCAAGAGCGTCTTGTACGACGGTCGTACGGGCGAGCCGATCTCGGGTCCGGTCGTCGTCGGCACGATGTACGTCATGAAGCTCTACCACATGGTGGAAGACAAGCTGCACGCGCGCTCCACCGGCCCGTACTCGCTCATCACGCAGCAACCGCTCGGCGGTAAGGCGCAGTTCGGCGGTCAGCGCTTCGGCGAGATGGAAGTGTGGGCGCTCGAAGCGTACGGCGCCGCGCACACCCTGCAGGAGATGCTCACGATCAAGTCCGACGACATCGAAGGACGCGACGCCGCGTACCAATCGATCGTCAAGGGCGAGGAAGTCGCGAACTCCACCATTCCCGAGTCCTTCAAGGTGCTCGTCAAGGAACTGCACTCGCTGGGCCTCGACGTGGAAGTGCTCGACGAAACCGACAAGCCCGTCGACATCTTCGAAGGCATGATGCCCAAGCGGTGA
- a CDS encoding DegV family protein — protein MTTSPSFDVVSDGGLDKFEDLLNDVPAAPFALHFGNTSYLADQLPREAFFRELKTNASHPTTSQPTPQQFAEMYTAARRPVLCVTISAGLSGSRSAAEQARSVVPNADVTIHDSRTLSAAQAFQVHAAMTARNLGHSVDTAKEWMTRVSDETELYFTIDTLEYLKKGGRIGRVQAALGGLLNLKPIVTVDKTSGTYVNAARARSWSKALETLAAQVTAKYGAGTPLRVGLLYGDSTSYAAELLEYVKVKHPIVWSGAASVGPALAVHTGPKAAGLAVAPGPWPWER, from the coding sequence ATGACAACCTCACCCTCGTTCGACGTCGTCTCCGACGGAGGCCTCGACAAGTTCGAGGACCTTCTCAACGACGTGCCCGCCGCGCCTTTCGCGCTGCACTTCGGCAACACCAGCTACCTCGCCGACCAGTTGCCGCGAGAAGCCTTCTTCCGTGAGCTGAAAACGAACGCGAGCCACCCCACCACCAGCCAACCCACGCCGCAGCAATTCGCCGAGATGTACACCGCCGCTCGACGCCCCGTCTTGTGCGTCACCATTTCGGCGGGCTTGTCCGGCAGTCGAAGCGCCGCCGAGCAAGCGCGGAGCGTCGTGCCGAACGCGGACGTCACCATTCACGACTCGAGGACGCTCAGCGCCGCGCAAGCCTTCCAAGTCCACGCCGCCATGACGGCTCGCAACCTTGGGCATAGCGTCGACACGGCCAAGGAGTGGATGACGCGCGTCTCCGACGAAACCGAGTTGTACTTCACGATCGACACGTTGGAGTACCTCAAGAAAGGTGGACGCATCGGGCGCGTTCAAGCGGCGCTCGGCGGACTGCTGAACCTCAAGCCGATCGTGACAGTGGACAAGACGAGCGGCACGTACGTCAACGCGGCGCGGGCGAGGTCGTGGAGCAAGGCGCTCGAGACGCTCGCGGCGCAAGTCACGGCGAAGTACGGAGCGGGAACGCCCCTTCGCGTCGGCTTGCTGTACGGAGATTCGACGAGTTACGCTGCAGAATTGCTGGAGTACGTGAAGGTGAAGCATCCCATCGTGTGGAGTGGAGCGGCGTCGGTGGGACCGGCGCTCGCGGTGCACACGGGACCGAAGGCGGCGGGCTTGGCGGTGGCGCCCGGCCCTTGGCCTTGGGAGCGGTGA
- a CDS encoding nucleotidyltransferase family protein yields the protein MNFSYVKIQTDSLNAAERRRLAGVVLAAGASRRMGRNKQLLDVAGEALVRHTVRNVVAAGFDFVLVVLGRDADDVKTALRDMPVTFVVNERYREGIGTSFKVGVDALPNDVEAASFALADMPLVTPAMHRAVTEAYRASRPPLVLARYGEVRAPPHLFRQDLFGRFSGRGDHGPKDLVKEFGGEAVWLDFPEVALTDVDTPEDLQRMDVLLSGKQG from the coding sequence TTGAATTTTTCGTATGTCAAAATTCAGACAGATTCGCTGAATGCCGCCGAGCGCCGCCGCCTCGCCGGGGTGGTGCTCGCCGCCGGCGCGTCGAGGCGCATGGGCCGAAACAAGCAACTTCTCGACGTCGCCGGGGAAGCGCTCGTGCGCCACACCGTCCGCAACGTCGTCGCGGCAGGCTTCGATTTCGTCCTCGTCGTGCTCGGCCGAGACGCGGACGACGTGAAGACCGCCTTGCGGGATATGCCGGTAACGTTCGTCGTGAACGAACGTTACCGCGAAGGAATCGGAACGTCGTTCAAAGTCGGCGTGGACGCGTTGCCAAACGACGTCGAGGCGGCGTCGTTCGCGCTCGCCGACATGCCCCTCGTGACGCCCGCCATGCACCGCGCCGTCACCGAGGCGTACCGAGCTTCACGTCCGCCTCTCGTCCTCGCTCGGTACGGCGAGGTTCGCGCGCCGCCGCACTTGTTTCGCCAAGACTTGTTCGGCCGCTTCTCGGGAAGGGGAGACCACGGCCCGAAAGACCTCGTGAAGGAATTCGGCGGCGAGGCCGTGTGGTTGGACTTTCCCGAGGTGGCGTTGACGGACGTGGACACGCCCGAGGATTTGCAGAGGATGGACGTGCTGTTGTCGGGAAAGCAAGGCTGA